Below is a window of Gilliamella sp. ESL0405 DNA.
ATTGGCTGGTGGCAAATAGGGTATCAAATACTGCGGCCTCAGAAGGGCATAACTCTTCAGCACCGCCTGCTACCATAATGGTTTGCATGCCGTATTTAATGGCTTCATAAGCATAGCCAATCGCTTGACTGCCGGAGGTACAAGCGCTGGAAGTGGTGATTAATCTTCCTTTTAATCCAAAAAATAAGCCTGTGTTAACCGCTGTGGTGTGAGGCATCATTTGTATATAGGTGGTCGCTGTTATGTTATTTGTATGCTTTTCGTTTAACATTGTGGCGAATTCGGCAACCGGTTGAGTACTGCCGGTTGATGAACCAAAAGCAATCCCTGTTTCACCACCGGTAAGAATAGGATCATCTAATAAGCCTGCCTTTTCTAATGCTATTTCAGTCGCTTTAGTCGATAGCAATGATACTCTACCCATAGAGCGAATTTTTTTACGCGTATAGTGTTCCGGTATTATGAAATTGTCGATAGGCGCACCCAATTTTGTGTGTAAGCCATCATAGATTTCCCATTCGGGCATATATCTAACCGCATTTTGTAACTGTTTTAGGGTGTTTTGCACATTTAACCAGTCATTACCCAATGCTGTAACGCCGCCCATACCTGTTATGACAACTCTTTTTGTCATATCATCCCTCCATTGATTGAAATGACTTGGCGAGTGATGTAACCCGCAATATCTGACATTAAATAGCTCGCCAGTCCGGCAACTTCTTCAACTTGTCCCATTCGTTTTAATGGAATCATTTTCATAGCTTCTTGTAGCGCAATCGGCTCCATATCTAATATGCCGGTATCAATTAATCCCGGTGCAATGCAATTAACGGTAATTTTTCGTTTAGCTAGCTCAAGTGCCAGCGCTTTACTTGCGCCAATGACGCCTGCTTTTGCGGCACTATAATTTACTTGTCCTCGGTTGCCTGCAATTCCCGATACAGATGAGATAACAATAATACGCCCACCACTGCGCAGTCCAATCATTGGCATAATACAAGGATGAAGTACATTGTAAAAACTATCGAGATCGGTATGAATGACACTTTGCCAATCATCTTGCGTTAATGCAGGAAAAGCACCGTCGCGTATTATCCCGGCATTATTCACGACGCCATAATAACCGCCATGTAATTCGATATCTTCTTCTATTCTTTGTTTACATTGCATTTGATTGCTTACATCAAACTGAATCAAACGAGCCTGACCACCTAAATTTTCGATTATTGCCTTAGTATCAAGCGCACCTTGTTTATCGCTATGGTAATGAATCACGAGGTTAAATCCATCTTGCGCTAACTGACAAGCAATCGCTTTACCAATTCCTTTACTTGCGCCAGTAACAAGTACTGTTTTGTCCATTATTTTTCTCCTAATCGATTGTCACCAAATAAGTCTTCTAATTCGGACTCATCTGGCTCATATACATTAAGTTTTCCTTTGACAACACATTGTTGGTCAATAAAAATTTGACAATCAAAGTTAGCCAATTTTGAATCATTCAGAACTAAATTGGCGTGGATCATTAAGTGACTATCATAGGGAAATGCAGGTAAAGTTGTTTTTATTGCTCGTCCACCGATTAACATACCTAAAGAGGGTATTTTGTTGTTTAACAGACTGTGATAGCCATTCCAAACGCCAATGGTTTGCGCCATTATTTCAATCGCATAAAAATTGGGTAGTAATTTATCTTCATTCAAAAAAGGCGCTAAAATACCTGTTTCATGAGTTCGAACACTACAAATACACTTTTCTTCATTGATTAAATGAATGTTTTCCACCATGACCATTGGCG
It encodes the following:
- a CDS encoding 3-hydroxy-fatty acyl-ACP dehydratase; the encoded protein is MMNYHPASYYLPHQTPMVMVENIHLINEEKCICSVRTHETGILAPFLNEDKLLPNFYAIEIMAQTIGVWNGYHSLLNNKIPSLGMLIGGRAIKTTLPAFPYDSHLMIHANLVLNDSKLANFDCQIFIDQQCVVKGKLNVYEPDESELEDLFGDNRLGEK
- a CDS encoding beta-ketoacyl-ACP synthase; amino-acid sequence: MTKRVVITGMGGVTALGNDWLNVQNTLKQLQNAVRYMPEWEIYDGLHTKLGAPIDNFIIPEHYTRKKIRSMGRVSLLSTKATEIALEKAGLLDDPILTGGETGIAFGSSTGSTQPVAEFATMLNEKHTNNITATTYIQMMPHTTAVNTGLFFGLKGRLITTSSACTSGSQAIGYAYEAIKYGMQTIMVAGGAEELCPSEAAVFDTLFATSQLNDTPKLSPRPYDRDRDGLVIGEGAGALILEEYEHAKARGAKIYGEIISFKTNCDASHITQPRQETIQICMEEALKQAKLDAKQIGYISAHGTATARGDIAESNAVANIYGNQTPISSLKSYFGHTLGACGAIEAWLSVEMMHSGWFNPTINLENVDPACGDLDYIVGSGRNLDIEYMQTNNFAFGGINTSIIIKRL
- a CDS encoding 3-ketoacyl-ACP reductase FabG2 encodes the protein MDKTVLVTGASKGIGKAIACQLAQDGFNLVIHYHSDKQGALDTKAIIENLGGQARLIQFDVSNQMQCKQRIEEDIELHGGYYGVVNNAGIIRDGAFPALTQDDWQSVIHTDLDSFYNVLHPCIMPMIGLRSGGRIIVISSVSGIAGNRGQVNYSAAKAGVIGASKALALELAKRKITVNCIAPGLIDTGILDMEPIALQEAMKMIPLKRMGQVEEVAGLASYLMSDIAGYITRQVISINGGMI